In Fundulus heteroclitus isolate FHET01 chromosome 8, MU-UCD_Fhet_4.1, whole genome shotgun sequence, a genomic segment contains:
- the kcmf1 gene encoding E3 ubiquitin-protein ligase KCMF1, with translation MMSRHEGVSCDACLKGNFRGRRFKCLICYDYDLCASCYESGATTTRHTTEHPMQCILTRVDYDLYYGGDTVSVEQPQSFTCPYCGKMGFTETSLQEHVTSEHSETSTEVICPICAALPGGDPNHVTDDFTAHLTLEHRALRDLDESSSVRHVRRMFHPGRGLGGPRARRTNMHFTSGSTGGLSSSSSQSSTYTPSNRETMDPIAELLSQLSGVRRAAGGQINSSGPSASQLQQLQMQLQLERQQANAARQQVEAGRHATRRGNNPSNAGNSAPPPNASTANATAVGENNPSSSSQSSQFLLARLNEPKMSEADRQLLEGERADHSLFVQELLLSTLMHEESSSSDEDERRDFADFGAMGCVDIMPLDVALENLQLRESSSSGREPPPPPL, from the exons ATGATGTCCCGACATGAGG gtGTGAGCTGTGATGCATGTTTAAAGGGCAACTTTCGAGGAAGACGATTCAAGTGTCTAATCTGCTACGACTACGACCTGTGCGCGTCGTGCTACGAGAGCGGGGCCACCACAACGCGACACACCACAGAGCACCCCATGCAGTGTATATTAACCAGAGTAGACTATG ATTTGTATTACGGAGGAGATACGGTTTCAGTGGAACAGCCTCAGTCGTTCACGTGTCCTTACTGTGGCAAGATGGGCTTCACGGAGACCTCCCTACAGGAGCACGTCACCTCAGAGCATTCAGAGACCTCCACAGAGGTG ATCTGTCCAATCTGTGCCGCCTTGCCTGGAGGCGATCCAAACCACGTGACGGATGACTTCACGGCTCACCTCACCCTTGAGCACAGAGCTCTAAGAGATTTA GACGAGTCCAGTAGTGTACGGCACGTACGCAGGATGTTCCACCCAGGACGAGGACTAGGCGGCCCCAGAGCTCGGCGGACAAATATGCACTTTACTAGCGGCTCCACGGGGGGGCTCTCATCCTCCTCGTCACAGAGCTCCACCTACACCCCCAGTAACAGAGAGACGATGGACCCGATCGCAG AGCTGTTGTCTCAACTGTCCGGCGTGCGGCGGGCTGCGGGGGGGCAGATCAACTCGTCGGGCCCTTCGGCCTCCcagctccagcagctccagatgcagctgcagctggagcGGCAGCAGGCCAACGCGGCCCGGCAGCAGGTGGAGGCGGGCCGCCACGCGACGAGACGCGGCAACAATCCCAGCAACGCGGGCAACTCTGCCCCCCCTCCCAACGCGTCCACCGCCAACGCTACCGCAGTGGGTGAAAACAACCCCTCTTCCTCCTCGCAGAGCTCGCAGTTCCTATTAGCACG GTTGAATGAACCCAAGATGTCCGAAGCGGACCGTCAGCTCCTGGAAGGAGAGAGGGCCGACCACAGCCTGTTCGTCCAGGAGCTGCTCCTCTCGACGCTAATGCACGAGGAGAGCTCCTCCTCCGACGAGGACGAGCGCCGAGACTTCGCCGACTTCGGAGCCATGGGCTGCGTGGACATCATGCCTTTAGACGTGGcgctggagaacctccagctCAGAGAGAGCAGCTCTTCAGGGAGGGAGCCTCCGCCGCCTCCTCTTTGA